The following is a genomic window from Pseudophryne corroboree isolate aPseCor3 chromosome 3, aPseCor3.hap2, whole genome shotgun sequence.
ttaagtatgaaaaagttccaaaaattaaaaaacaagtgaaaaactcatgtcgacctaattgccatgtcgacctatttctggtgtcgacctagtcactgccgACCAATATGcgtcaacctaatgggtgtcgacctggaGAACAGATACTGTATCAGACGCCATGCGGCATCCGGGACTCAGCATAAGGCTTCACACACTCCTTCTAAAGCCTGTCcctagactcccattggctagtttcacaggagtcgggGGCGGGCTTAGATGCTTATGCTGAGTCCCAGGTACTGCATGGTGCCTGATACAGCACTGTCGATCCCTGGTAGTGGACAATGATGGGCGCCTTCAGCAGCAAACCACTTGTAATTGGCTGTTTGCAAATGCTCCGCTACCACTCTGATTGGTGCTGCTGAGGCATAGATTATGCATTTTGTAAATGTGCTTTTACATTTTTGCTTTTTCTTTGCATGCGTCTGTCGGTTTTTAAAAAGTTTTAGTAGCTTAATTGATCTCTAATATCAAATGCGTTTTtgcacacccaaaaaaaaaaatggtttccaACAAGTAGCATGTAAGTGTCTGGGATGTGTGCCTGGCGAAAACCAGACGCAGAGGCTAATATTGTTAATTAATTTTTGTGCGCCACTTCTACACTCAGAAATGACGTAGATTCTGCAGCCAGTTCGGCATGAGCCCCAATGCATATAGAGCCTCAGAGATGCCAACGTTTCTGCTGTTTCTTCAGCTGCCTCAGATATCTGTGTCTGCCTTGTTATTACTGAGTGATCCTAAAGCCTTACCCGGTCTCTGAAGTTGACGGAGGAGCCACTGTCTATGAGTTTCTGGACGATTTCTATGTGACCTTCCATGGCCGCCCTGTGCAGAGCTGTTCTCTTGAACTGCAACAAATTATAAACCCTAATATTATACAGTGTCACCCCCATATCATGCAGGCACAAAACGTTAATTAGGCAATTAACCTCAATCAATTTCCTATGTCACTCATCACTGAGGTATATTATTCATGCCTCAAAGATGCCTCAAAGATGTCATCTTGAGTCGCACGGATGTCTCTTGCCTGGCGCACATGGCGAGTTTTTGCATACAGCGCAAGCATTTCTGCGTATGCCCCTCATAGTTGGACGCAACTTGGCCAGATCTGTAAAACAGGCTTCCGCGGCtgcaatattatatataaataagtcAGATCAGGAATCCGCCTTTGCCTTGCATGCAAATAGATACCCCTTTCAATTGAATTTAAGCGGGTGTATTTGTTTCAGTTTCTCGCTTTGCTTTATATTTGGGAGGAAAGTttaacttacattttttttttttttttatatatacatctaTTCTTTCACTTGAGAATCCTTAAACTCTTGGGATAAACAGATGTTTCAGCTAAATATGGTATGGTGTCCTGTGTTTCGGCCTTATCACTACAGTCCAGCACTATACAACACTTGTCGCTTGTGAATCCTCGGtctgtaatcccccccccccccacttctaaACCTGAAGATCTCACATGTAATTTAATTAAGTTACAACCGTCTATCCCAGGGCCCTCAAGGTTTCTATTTATAAGCTAATAAATTAATGATTGCCGAGATCTCACATGTCCGTCTGGTGGGTATGTGCAGCCCTCGCAGGTTTCATCCGCGTGGCCAGGGCATTAGACTGATAATCCCGAACATAATGACATAATTTAACACAGAAACATATCCACAGCTCCGTCTCAAGTTAAAGAGTGGAATGCCGCAAGTGGGCCAAGTAATGTAGTGACCTAATACCCAAAATCCCCAGACAGTGTGGCCGAGCCTGGCAGCCTTTTCCCTTACATTCTTTTTTTAGACGCACCCACCTCATCACAAGTGTCTGGAGAACCTCCATCCTCCAAGAACTTCTCGATTATATTCATCTTGCCTTCTACAGCGGCCTTCAGGTACACATCTGGATTGATCGGGCCGGTCTACGAAGCAGAAACCATATCCGTTGATTATTTGAGTGAACGGAAATCACCATTGTGCAAACTGTTGCGTTATTTCAATggggtgcagtatggtatgccggcggccgggctcccggcgaccagcataccggcgccgggagcacgaccgccggcataccgacagtgtggcgagagcaaaggagccccttgcgggctcgctgcgggcacggtggtgcgctacgctcgccacactatttattctccctccaggggggttgtggacccccacgagggagaatagctgtcggtatgacgggtgtcgggatcccggcgctggtatactgtgcgccgggatcccgacattcggcatactgaagaccaccaatTTCAATGACATTGGCCcaaacataatgggggtaattcagagttgatcgtagcagcaaatttgtcagcagttgggcaaaaccatgtgcactgcaggggtgggcagatataacatgtgcagcgagagttagatttgggtggggtgtattcaaactgaaatataaatgcagtgtaaaaataaagcagccagtatttaccctgcacagaaacaaaataacccacccaaatctaactctctctgcacatgttatatctgcccagtgttggactgggtcatgaagggcccacctggggaatgcagtgataggggtccatacttaggggtgtggtcagcctacaaagggggtgtggccaacctcaacagaggcttgaaatacacaatagacctgtgcagtgtaatgcaacatatctaccatgtataatacaagtgcacagtctggaacctgatcactagaggaaggagtgggcccctaggcagtggggcccaccggtggtttaccctatatccctgtgggccagtccgaccctgtatctgcccccccccctgcagtgcacatggttttgcccatctgctaacaaattttctgatatgatcaactctgaattacccccacccccccttcataTTCGGCGGGTGATAAAACTTTTCCAGCAAGAAAGCCACTTTAAACCAAGTGGTTATCTCGCCAGAATAATGATATAGCACGCAAATCGTGGGTTGTGATCTCATCCTACATTCATCTCTGTAGTTGCAAGCAAGTATGAGTATCTGGATATGTGTGCGGACTGTATCCTGGACTTACGCAGGATGAAATTGCGTATTTTACGCTATACAAATTGGTGTCTGTCCAGCTCAGCAACAGTCCATTGAATAGTGCTGTGTCTATTCCCTGTTATATGTGTATAGGGGGAGATAGAATAAGGACGGCTTGGCTGCTGTACTATGCCCATCATCTAACTCTATCCAAGTATCTTATTAGATTGTAATCTCTACAGCTCTATAGATTGCTTTAACTATAAATATCAGTATTCTTCGTATCTGTTGAGATGAATAAGTAGATGTATATAATCCCTCCTACTGTATAACTACAGCGTGGAACGCTCTCCTGTCACCTATTAAGCATTGGACCGTTCTTACTTACAATCTCCTCTGGTTCTGGTTCCGGCGGTGGCGCTGCCACTTGTGACATCCTTTTCTTGCGCTCCTGTCTCCTCTTGCGTATTTCTATGAGGTTCTGGATCCCACCAACATCCACAATTTCCTTCCGCAAGTCCACCGACGTCTTCCTCACCCGCTCATCACCCTGCGGAGTTATATACTACCTGTGAGAGTGAATATGCAGGTGGTGCTTACTCTGTGTATGTGCACATCTGACAAGCAGTACAAGTGCGGGAACACTGGGAGGAACATAATACAGAAAGGGATTTGGAAATATTTCTATACCGGCTATTTTATGGGTGTTTTAAATGCTGGTTTCTGTATTTGGACACAAAGCGAGTACAGTCATTTACTGTATCTGGGCTGAAAATGCATCCTATAGGGGGGGATTCAATTCATAGTaatggaatgcagtggtaggagcccaagcttaaggggtgtggtcagccaccagagggggtgtggtcagccaccacagaggctagcCAACCATTAGTAGGAGGGACGCAGGAATGTGTCAGGACTACCTCTTTGACTGGCAGGAGGGCTAattttccatagaaacaaaccaggcacccaagttcatccatgatcctgctcCACCAAATTACtggcccctagaggagggggtggggccctcggcagtggggcccactgggaatTTCCCCTGTATACCAGTGGGCCAGTTCGACTCTCACTGGCGTTGCTCATCTCTCAAAGGATTAGCAATTAGTGCGTACACTGTCAGTAAAGAAATTCCATTTAGTTGAAGATGCCTAAGTTAAATATAATGCGTGGCGCAATAATTTTAGCTGCAATATGTATGGACGCGATCTCCATTCACAGCCTGGAGTCGGGTGAACGGCAGTCTGGCGGATCGGACAGGTTTGATAGCCAACCAAACAGATCGAGGTAGTTTGTCAGCCATTTTCAGGCTATGAACGATCAACGCTCAGGCCCATACAATAATGATCACTGTTCCAGAACGGTCATTTCATTGGGGGATTTTGACAATTATTGTTTATTGTAAGTCCAGCTTTAGTTCTCAATATTTTAAATTGCAGCAGAGACGATGACTAAATCTGTAGCCAATAAAACTGCAGCGGATTAGCACGTTCACGCATAACAGCTACAGAAATGTATTGATTTTAAAATGATTACCTTCAAATTGGCAATACTTCGATTGAGTGGGGTCTTGACGTTCTCCTCAATGAATCCATTGCACTCCATGTCAATCACGCCAATCTTCCGAAAACGAGGTTTCATCATCTGAATTAAAATCATTTCAGACATGTAAAAATGTGAGTAGCTGTTgtacaaccccttctattccctatTATATTCTTCCGGTGATAATCTGTGATACCATACTAAGCTAAATGTAAACTTGCCAGAATATGGACAGAAGATTGTAGTCATCATCGTTTTGTTGTAAGGTGGCACAAACTCTGCTGCATCGGATATTTGGGGTTACAACACGTGCAACTTACCAATCGCATATATAAACAGGACAAGTATGGTACTGGCAagcaagggagtagctaccataggtgcagggagtgcatctgctatggggcccagatctgagaggggccaacttccctgtcacagttacacgtgttatatacagcggtgttgctaccataggtgaagggagtgcagctacta
Proteins encoded in this region:
- the ANKRD2 gene encoding ankyrin repeat domain-containing protein 2; the protein is MELEMENKVKWATEIIDQKLELENEMMKPRFRKIGVIDMECNGFIEENVKTPLNRSIANLKGDERVRKTSVDLRKEIVDVGGIQNLIEIRKRRQERKKRMSQVAAPPPEPEPEEITGPINPDVYLKAAVEGKMNIIEKFLEDGGSPDTCDEFKRTALHRAAMEGHIEIVQKLIDSGSSVNFRDRLDSTAIHWACRGGKLDVIQLLQQNGGDINLKDKVLSTPLHVATRTGQADIVEHLIATGVDINSKDREGDTALHDAVRLNRYKVIKMLIIHGANMMAKNGDGKTPTELVQQWQADTREALVKRTNHGSEKQV